From Leisingera sp. NJS204, one genomic window encodes:
- a CDS encoding zinc ribbon domain-containing protein YjdM, whose amino-acid sequence MTDTLPPCPECASAYTYQVDALLICPECAHEWAAEAADGETAEVRDSVGNLLADGDTVTVIKDLKLKGTSSVIKVGTKVRGIRLVDGDHDIDCKVPGVGPIGLKSQFVKKVSG is encoded by the coding sequence ATGACTGATACTTTGCCTCCGTGCCCCGAATGCGCCTCTGCCTATACCTATCAGGTGGATGCCCTGCTGATCTGTCCCGAATGCGCGCATGAATGGGCGGCGGAGGCGGCGGACGGCGAGACTGCCGAAGTGCGCGACAGCGTCGGCAATCTGCTGGCCGATGGCGACACGGTGACGGTCATCAAGGACCTGAAACTGAAGGGGACGTCCTCGGTCATCAAGGTTGGCACCAAGGTGCGGGGCATCCGGCTGGTCGACGGCGATCACGATATTGATTGCAAGGTGCCGGGGGTCGGCCCGATTGGCCTGAAATCCCAGTTTGTAAAGAAAGTGTCCGGCTAA
- a CDS encoding heme ABC transporter ATP-binding protein, producing the protein MQAYDIRVTLGRRAILKGVDFEARPGEVTAIAGPNGSGKTTLLRAMTGEVPFTGRVLLNGRDTAAMKPWQLAAIRAVQPQSAAIAFPFTVLEIVRLGLRAGLAAADSALPLRALEQVDLAGFAHRFYQDLSGGEQQRVQLARVMVQVWEPVLDGVPRWLILDEPVASLDIGHQFTVMDLARHYAARGGGVVAVMHDLNLTAMFADRITLIHAGRVAAVGTPAEVLTNDTLAQVYGCPVPVNSVPPAGMPFLLPQARAV; encoded by the coding sequence ATGCAGGCATATGATATCCGGGTCACGCTGGGCCGACGCGCCATCCTGAAGGGGGTGGATTTTGAGGCACGCCCCGGCGAGGTGACTGCCATTGCAGGCCCCAATGGATCGGGCAAGACCACGCTGCTGCGGGCGATGACCGGCGAGGTGCCGTTCACCGGGCGGGTGCTGCTGAACGGGCGCGATACCGCCGCCATGAAACCCTGGCAGCTGGCCGCCATCCGGGCGGTGCAGCCGCAGTCCGCTGCCATCGCCTTTCCCTTTACGGTGCTGGAGATTGTCCGGCTGGGATTGCGCGCGGGGCTGGCGGCGGCGGACAGCGCGCTGCCACTGCGCGCGCTGGAACAGGTGGATCTGGCGGGCTTTGCGCACCGGTTCTATCAGGATCTGTCGGGCGGCGAGCAGCAGCGGGTGCAGCTGGCGCGGGTGATGGTGCAGGTCTGGGAACCGGTGCTGGACGGCGTGCCGCGCTGGCTGATCCTGGACGAGCCGGTGGCCAGTCTGGACATCGGCCATCAGTTCACTGTGATGGATCTGGCGCGCCATTACGCGGCGCGCGGCGGCGGCGTGGTGGCGGTGATGCATGATCTGAACCTTACTGCGATGTTCGCCGACCGGATCACCCTGATCCATGCGGGCCGGGTGGCCGCAGTCGGCACGCCGGCAGAGGTGCTGACCAATGACACATTGGCGCAGGTCTATGGCTGCCCGGTGCCGGTGAACAGCGTGCCGCCCGCCGGTATGCCGTTCCTGCTGCCGCAGGCGCGCGCGGTCTGA
- a CDS encoding FecCD family ABC transporter permease, producing the protein MSLAIDAPAAAGQRADRRVQARRLTVGLAALLAVMAVFSLAWGASGTSLWGALGDLAAGRELNRLDRIILFDIRLPRLVLGVLVGAALAVSGALLQGLFRNPLADPAIVGVSAGAGLAAVAAIVLGTALPAAVQQAAGSYLVSIAAFFGSWTAILVLYRISTRGGQTSVATMLLAGIAISALANAGTGMITFMADDSQLRDLTFWNMGSLAGATWAKVMAAAPVICLALLAAPFLARGLNGLALGEAAAGHTGIAVQRVKNTAIVTVAAATGAAVAVSGGIGFVGIVVPHLLRLATGPDHHSLLPNAALLGASLLLAADMISRVAVAPAELPIGIITAVLGAPFFLWILLRRFGSTGI; encoded by the coding sequence ATGTCGTTGGCCATTGATGCACCCGCCGCGGCGGGGCAGAGGGCGGACCGCCGGGTGCAGGCGCGGCGGCTGACCGTGGGGCTGGCCGCGTTGCTGGCGGTGATGGCGGTGTTTTCGCTGGCCTGGGGTGCTTCGGGCACCTCGCTGTGGGGGGCGCTTGGCGATCTGGCGGCGGGCCGCGAGCTGAACCGTCTGGACCGGATCATCCTGTTTGACATCCGGCTGCCGCGTCTGGTGCTGGGGGTTTTGGTAGGGGCGGCGCTGGCGGTGTCCGGTGCGCTGCTGCAGGGGTTGTTCCGAAATCCGCTGGCGGACCCGGCCATTGTGGGTGTCAGCGCCGGCGCCGGTCTGGCGGCGGTGGCGGCCATCGTGCTGGGCACGGCGCTGCCTGCGGCGGTTCAGCAGGCGGCGGGCAGCTATCTGGTGTCCATTGCCGCGTTTTTCGGCAGCTGGACCGCCATTCTGGTGCTCTACCGGATTTCCACCCGCGGCGGGCAAACCTCGGTTGCGACCATGCTGCTGGCGGGCATTGCGATCAGCGCGCTGGCCAATGCGGGCACCGGCATGATCACATTCATGGCCGATGACAGCCAGCTGCGCGACCTGACGTTCTGGAACATGGGATCCTTGGCCGGCGCCACCTGGGCCAAGGTCATGGCCGCGGCGCCGGTGATCTGCCTGGCGCTGCTGGCGGCACCGTTCCTGGCCCGCGGGCTGAACGGGCTGGCCCTGGGCGAGGCTGCTGCAGGCCATACCGGCATTGCGGTGCAGCGGGTCAAGAACACGGCGATTGTAACAGTTGCTGCCGCCACCGGTGCGGCGGTGGCGGTGTCCGGCGGCATCGGTTTTGTCGGCATTGTCGTTCCGCATCTGCTGCGTCTGGCCACCGGGCCCGACCACCACAGCCTGCTGCCCAATGCGGCCCTGCTGGGGGCCTCGCTGCTGCTGGCGGCGGATATGATCTCACGCGTGGCTGTGGCGCCGGCGGAGCTGCCCATCGGCATCATCACGGCAGTGCTGGGGGCGCCGTTCTTTCTGTGGATCCTGCTGCGCCGTTTCGGCAGCACCGGCATTTAG
- a CDS encoding heme/hemin ABC transporter substrate-binding protein codes for MSVLSRLYLGLNLLVAAAFAGHAALADPASRIVSVGGSVTEIVYALDQQHRLIARDTTSIFPAEARQLPDIGYQRALAPEGVLSVAPDMILAIEGAGPPETLDVLKAAEVAYISVPEDYSAEGIARKIRTVGAALDQQAAAEVLAGQVSTEIAAAQAAAAKAAAGTPRKVLFVLSTQGGRIMAGGADTAADSIIRLAGGVNAVTGFAGYKPMGDEAIAQAAPEVILVMERGGDHGVRTEDLLAIPAIQPTPAAQNGAIVRMNGLHLIGFGPRTASAVTELNRALYGGGAQDVVGH; via the coding sequence ATGTCTGTACTGTCCCGTTTGTATCTGGGTTTGAACCTGCTGGTTGCTGCGGCGTTTGCGGGCCATGCAGCGCTGGCGGACCCGGCAAGCCGCATCGTCTCGGTCGGCGGTTCGGTCACGGAAATCGTCTATGCGCTGGACCAGCAGCACCGGCTGATTGCCCGCGACACAACCTCAATCTTTCCGGCGGAGGCGCGGCAGCTGCCCGACATCGGTTATCAGCGGGCGCTGGCGCCGGAGGGGGTGCTGTCGGTGGCGCCGGACATGATCCTGGCGATTGAGGGCGCCGGGCCGCCGGAGACGCTGGACGTGCTGAAGGCGGCTGAGGTGGCCTATATCAGCGTGCCCGAGGATTACAGCGCCGAAGGCATCGCCCGCAAGATCCGCACTGTGGGCGCTGCTTTGGACCAGCAGGCGGCAGCCGAGGTGCTGGCCGGGCAGGTGAGCACGGAAATCGCCGCCGCCCAGGCTGCGGCGGCAAAGGCGGCGGCGGGTACGCCCCGGAAAGTGCTGTTTGTGCTGTCCACCCAGGGCGGGCGCATCATGGCCGGCGGCGCGGATACGGCGGCGGACAGCATTATCCGGCTGGCGGGCGGCGTGAATGCCGTGACGGGGTTTGCAGGCTACAAGCCGATGGGCGACGAGGCCATTGCACAAGCCGCGCCGGAGGTGATCCTGGTGATGGAGCGCGGCGGCGATCATGGCGTCCGCACCGAAGACCTGCTGGCGATCCCGGCCATCCAGCCCACTCCGGCGGCGCAGAATGGTGCCATCGTGCGGATGAACGGGCTGCATCTGATCGGTTTCGGTCCGCGCACGGCCTCGGCGGTCACTGAATTGAACCGGGCGCTGTATGGCGGGGGGGCGCAGGATGTCGTTGGCCATTGA
- a CDS encoding hemin-degrading factor: protein MTDTPMTPAAIRAARAEHSALRDRDFADKFSISEGQLVAAYAGQGVTRISADPDGIMPRLAALGEVMALTRNRSCVIEKVGVYGNYRSGQHASMILNDAIDLRLFPKHFVTAFAVERETDKGIKRSIQIFDAAGDAVHKVHLRDASDLDAWARLVADLKLEDQSQALAVEPRKPAEAPKGNPDKADALRAEWAGMTDTHQFMRLTSKLKMNRLGAYRLAGAPLARALEPAAVNTMLQMVRDQGVEVMIFVGNMGCIEIHSGPVKSLREMGPWQNILDPGFDLHLRLDHIAEVWAVTKPTQRGDAVSVEAFDADGALILQVFGRRAEARDHRPAWNAVVDGLASLIAAEMA from the coding sequence ATGACTGATACCCCGATGACGCCGGCGGCGATCCGTGCCGCACGCGCTGAGCATTCCGCGCTGCGCGACCGTGATTTTGCGGATAAGTTCAGCATTTCCGAGGGCCAGCTGGTGGCGGCCTATGCAGGCCAAGGCGTGACCCGCATCAGTGCCGATCCGGACGGCATCATGCCGCGGCTGGCTGCCTTGGGCGAGGTGATGGCGCTGACCCGCAACCGGTCCTGCGTGATCGAGAAGGTCGGGGTGTACGGCAATTACCGTTCGGGCCAGCATGCATCGATGATCTTGAACGATGCGATTGACCTGCGGCTGTTCCCGAAACATTTCGTCACCGCCTTTGCGGTGGAACGGGAGACGGACAAGGGCATCAAGCGGTCCATTCAGATCTTCGATGCGGCAGGGGATGCGGTGCATAAGGTGCATCTGCGCGACGCCTCGGATCTGGATGCCTGGGCGCGGCTGGTGGCAGACCTGAAACTGGAGGACCAGAGCCAGGCGCTGGCGGTGGAGCCGCGCAAACCGGCGGAGGCGCCCAAGGGCAATCCGGACAAGGCCGATGCGCTGCGTGCGGAATGGGCCGGGATGACCGATACCCACCAGTTCATGCGGCTGACCTCGAAGCTGAAGATGAACCGGCTGGGCGCCTATCGCCTTGCCGGGGCGCCGCTGGCCCGCGCGCTGGAGCCGGCTGCGGTGAACACCATGCTGCAAATGGTGCGCGATCAGGGCGTTGAAGTGATGATATTCGTGGGCAACATGGGTTGCATCGAAATCCACAGCGGCCCGGTGAAGAGCCTGCGCGAAATGGGGCCGTGGCAGAACATCCTTGACCCCGGTTTCGACCTGCATTTGCGGCTGGACCATATTGCCGAGGTCTGGGCCGTCACCAAACCCACCCAGCGCGGCGATGCGGTCTCGGTTGAGGCGTTTGACGCGGACGGCGCTTTGATTCTGCAGGTCTTTGGCCGCCGGGCCGAGGCCAGGGATCACCGGCCCGCGTGGAATGCCGTCGTTGATGGCCTGGCCTCCCTGATTGCGGCGGAGATGGCCTGA
- a CDS encoding TonB-dependent receptor domain-containing protein: MGKHHKKRHGGWLLPGTVSVLGLMGGTTSLTAQDILEDTDFLGTVDLGQGKREVQTGTAAPLTVISQEEIDDRQAGTIGELIDSVPGVNLVNGNTPRGAGINIRGFGATSSFGTDQKVQVIVDGATTGSEELYRIGTQLFTDPELYKEVSVLRGTIGSFEYGSGVIGGLVKLDTKDASDFTGNEIGLRLRQTLQATSNGEGFATSSIVAWQPLENFELLLNYTLRDTAEYDNGDGSQVANTQSRTPSYLIKGKYSFGDAGEHSITASLNDSVNDEKDVPYDGFGTTSTSFGRVDRRIDNRVAGIRYQWNPAGNDLVNLDVNLTYSDQEITQSYIAGSAFCDDGGVVRADPNCARSGPAGSPFSSATQDADHRYETTKLTVKNSSYFTTGAVTHDLRAGVELSRRERLNASSAPGGTAKRYAVFAVDDISIGRWTATPALRYESQQIDAHDGSQNHDASALMGGLSLRYEFDAGFALFGSAAYTENLPVIDDLDNAARIGVSERSHTYEIGASYAAADVLTANDNLAVKVTYYQSRLRDITSYVSSVSLPAPPFFAFVPLDQVDTSGFEIEAGYALDSGFYADLNANLPDGEEVLNGTAARWRNLASDDLRLTLGKRFGETLDLSWELVAAKSGFDAAGAAAAGYGVHNLRATYKPQSGLLQGAEIRFGVENAFDRAYRPSLYSRDAAGRNFKLTLAKTF; the protein is encoded by the coding sequence ATGGGGAAACACCACAAGAAACGGCATGGCGGGTGGCTCCTGCCAGGCACCGTTTCAGTACTGGGCCTGATGGGTGGCACAACCAGCCTGACCGCCCAGGACATACTGGAAGACACGGATTTTCTGGGCACGGTGGACCTGGGCCAGGGCAAGCGCGAGGTGCAGACCGGCACCGCGGCGCCGCTGACCGTGATCAGCCAGGAAGAGATCGACGACCGCCAGGCCGGCACCATCGGCGAGCTGATCGATTCCGTGCCCGGTGTGAACCTGGTGAACGGCAACACCCCGCGCGGCGCCGGCATCAACATCCGCGGCTTCGGCGCCACCAGCAGCTTTGGCACCGACCAGAAGGTCCAGGTGATCGTCGACGGCGCCACCACCGGCTCCGAGGAGCTGTACCGCATCGGCACCCAGCTGTTCACCGACCCCGAGCTGTACAAAGAGGTCTCGGTCCTGCGCGGCACCATCGGCAGTTTTGAATACGGCTCTGGCGTCATCGGCGGTCTGGTCAAGCTGGACACCAAGGACGCCTCGGATTTCACCGGCAATGAAATCGGCCTGCGCTTGCGCCAGACCCTGCAGGCCACCAGCAACGGCGAAGGCTTCGCCACCTCCTCGATCGTCGCCTGGCAACCGTTGGAGAACTTCGAGCTGCTGCTGAACTACACCCTGCGCGACACCGCCGAATACGACAATGGCGACGGCAGTCAGGTGGCCAACACCCAGTCGCGCACGCCGTCTTACCTTATCAAGGGCAAATACAGCTTTGGCGATGCGGGCGAGCATTCGATCACCGCCTCGTTGAACGACAGTGTGAACGACGAAAAAGACGTGCCCTACGATGGGTTCGGCACCACCAGCACCAGCTTCGGCAGGGTCGACCGCCGCATTGATAACCGCGTCGCCGGCATCCGTTATCAATGGAACCCGGCTGGCAATGATCTGGTCAATCTGGACGTGAACCTGACCTATTCGGATCAGGAAATCACCCAGTCCTACATCGCTGGCAGCGCCTTTTGCGACGACGGCGGCGTGGTCCGCGCCGATCCGAACTGTGCCCGCAGCGGCCCGGCCGGCAGCCCCTTCAGCAGCGCCACCCAGGACGCCGATCACCGCTATGAAACAACCAAGCTGACGGTGAAGAACAGCAGCTATTTCACCACCGGCGCCGTGACCCACGACCTGCGCGCCGGGGTTGAGCTGTCGCGCCGCGAGCGTCTGAATGCCTCCTCCGCCCCCGGTGGCACCGCCAAGCGTTACGCGGTTTTTGCCGTCGATGACATCTCCATCGGCCGCTGGACCGCCACCCCTGCCCTGCGCTACGAATCCCAGCAGATCGACGCCCATGACGGCTCGCAAAACCACGACGCCTCGGCACTGATGGGCGGCTTGTCGCTGCGCTATGAATTCGACGCTGGTTTCGCCCTGTTCGGCAGCGCCGCCTATACCGAAAACCTGCCGGTGATCGACGATCTGGACAATGCCGCCCGCATCGGTGTTTCCGAACGCTCGCACACCTATGAAATCGGCGCCTCATATGCGGCGGCGGATGTGCTGACCGCCAATGACAACCTGGCGGTCAAGGTGACCTACTACCAAAGCCGGCTGCGCGACATCACATCTTATGTCAGCTCTGTCTCCCTGCCCGCGCCGCCCTTCTTCGCCTTTGTTCCGCTCGACCAGGTGGACACCAGCGGGTTCGAGATCGAAGCAGGCTATGCGCTCGACTCCGGCTTTTATGCCGACCTCAATGCCAACCTGCCCGACGGCGAAGAAGTCCTGAACGGCACCGCCGCGCGCTGGCGCAACCTGGCATCGGACGATTTGCGCCTGACCTTGGGCAAACGCTTCGGCGAGACATTGGATCTCAGCTGGGAACTGGTGGCAGCAAAATCCGGCTTTGATGCTGCGGGAGCGGCGGCGGCGGGCTACGGCGTCCACAATCTGCGCGCCACCTACAAACCGCAATCCGGCCTGCTGCAAGGCGCCGAGATCCGTTTCGGAGTTGAGAACGCCTTTGACCGCGCCTACCGGCCCAGCCTCTATTCCCGCGACGCGGCGGGGCGCAATTTCAAGCTGACGCTGGCCAAAACCTTCTGA